ATACGCACGAACTGGAATTGATGCGTACCAATGATCTCTATTATGGGCATACATTTGATCAATACATGTGTGGTACTTTATCTGCTCGCAACCATCCAAACGACGATAATATGTTCTTATACTATGAAAATTTGGGCACTAAGAATATGCATTTGTATGTGATAAGGATATTCTTAGACAAAGACAAACTACGATTTAAAGAAGAGAAGGTCTATTAGTATTTGCAATTTCTATTAGAGTAAAGCTTAACTAACGACCCTCATTTCAATTAAATTTAATTCATCAATATCCATCCAAAAACTCCTGTCATTACGACTACATAGGCAACTAGAGCATAAACCCATTTCCCACCAAACTTTGGTGTAGGAATCGAGGATAAGTTTAGAGCCGATAGAAGCATCATGAGTGCATAAATCAATATGGAAAAAACCGAAGGCGTAAAAAAGCCTTCAAATGCAAACACCAGAGCCAATATAAGCACATTGTTATCTAGCGGAAAGCCTTTGTATGTTTTGCTATCAATAAGTCCGTAAACATTAAAATAAGTCAATCGAACTGCACTGGCAGCAATAATTACAAATGCACCGGGTAAGAACCAAATACTGTAATTTCCATAGCTTAAAAGTACGATAGCAGGAAAAACACCAAAGCTCACAATATCAATCATAGAATCGAACTCAGCTCCAAAATCACCTTGTATTTTGGTTCTGCCTTTCATGTTTCGTGCAATAATACCGTCGTACCAATCGAACAGTACCGCCCACAAAACGCCAATCATTGCTGCTTGAAAATTACCTTGTATCGCAAAATAAATAGCTGTAACAGCACTCAGTAAGCCTAAAAGAGAGCAAATATTCGGCAAATCTTTAATGAAACCGAATACGCTTATTTGTTTATTATCATTCATTTTACTTCCTTTTTTAATACATGACATCTAGTAAGGCATCAACAAGTGCGTTGTTTTCCTTTTGGGTACGACTAGCAATTCGAATGTATCTATCTGCATCGGGTTGGGTTTTCCCAACACTATCTTTGATATAAATATTGTACTTAATAAAAAGACGCTTTGTTACCTCGGGTCCACTTAAAGCTGCATCGGGCAAACGACAATAAATATAGTTTGCATCGGGTTTAAAAACGGTCATTCCTTCGATGGCGCATAATTGCTTGTAAAAAGCATCTCTATCTGCTTTAACTATTTCGCAGCTGTCCTCAAATTCTTGTTTGTATTTAGGAAGTATGCGAAGAAACTCTTCGGCAAAT
This window of the Labilibaculum sp. DW002 genome carries:
- a CDS encoding CDP-alcohol phosphatidyltransferase family protein, whose amino-acid sequence is MNDNKQISVFGFIKDLPNICSLLGLLSAVTAIYFAIQGNFQAAMIGVLWAVLFDWYDGIIARNMKGRTKIQGDFGAEFDSMIDIVSFGVFPAIVLLSYGNYSIWFLPGAFVIIAASAVRLTYFNVYGLIDSKTYKGFPLDNNVLILALVFAFEGFFTPSVFSILIYALMMLLSALNLSSIPTPKFGGKWVYALVAYVVVMTGVFGWILMN